One Pyrus communis chromosome 13, drPyrComm1.1, whole genome shotgun sequence genomic window carries:
- the LOC137711897 gene encoding calmodulin: MAEQLTEEQIAEFKEAFCLFDKDGDGCITTKELGTVMRSLGQNPTEAELQDMISEVDADQNGTIDFSEFLNLMARKMKDTDSEEELKEAFKVFDKDQNGFISAAELRHVMANLGEKLTDEEVNEMIREADEDGDGQVNYEEFVRMMLNK; encoded by the exons ATGGCGGAGCAACTAACAGAGGAGCAGATCGCCGAGTTCAAGGAAGCTTTTTGCCTCTTTGACAAAGATGGCGATG GTTGCATCACTACCAAAGAGTTGGGGACTGTGATGAGATCTTTGGGACAGAATCCCACCGAGGCTGAATTGCAGGACATGATCAGTGAAGTTGATGCTGATCAGAATGGCACAATCGATTTCTCCGAGTTTCTGAATTTGATGGCGAGGAAGATGAAG GATACTGATTCTGAGGAGGAACTCAAAGAGGCTTTCAAGGTCTTTGACAAGGACCAGAATGGCTTTATTTCTGCTGCTGAG CTTCGACATGTAATGGCGAATCTCGGCGAGAAACTGACAGATGAAGAAGTGAATGAAATGATTCGTGAAGCGGACGAAGATGGCGATGGCCAGGTGAACTATGAGGAGTTTGTGAGAATGATGCTCAACAAGTGA
- the LOC137713206 gene encoding zinc-finger homeodomain protein 11-like, translating to MEGDHDPNTNEVYKECLRNHAASLGSYATDGCGEFTLDHASPGGLQCVACGCHRNFHRRVTYSATSSQAAGGGRSGHHQHHVIMSCSSRGRDPAENIITQDQLIDYNAGGGGSPDSGERMSSGKKRFRTKFTAEQKEKMLAFAEKLGWKLLRKDLEDEIERFCKSVGISRQVFKVWMHNHKNLSSSSTSASTGNASSLTTQ from the coding sequence ATGGAGGGAGATCATGATCCAAACACAAACGAAGTATACAAAGAGTGCTTGAGAAACCATGCAGCCAGCCTCGGCAGCTACGCCACAGATGGTTGTGGCGAGTTCACACTTGACCACGCATCCCCAGGCGGCTTACAATGCGTCGCCTGCGGATGCCACCGCAACTTCCACCGCAGAGTCACTTACTCAGCCACGTCATCGCAAGCTGCAGGAGGCGGGAGATCAGGACATCATCAACACCATGTCATCATGAGCTGCAGTAGCCGAGGTCGAGATCCCGCCGAAAATATCATAACACAAGACCAACTTATTGACTATAATGCCGGTGGAGGTGGGTCGCCGGACAGCGGAGAGAGGATGAGCAGCGGGAAGAAGCGGTTCAGGACTAAGTTCACGGCGGAGCAGAAGGAGAAGATGCTGGCGTTTGCTGAGAAGTTAGGGTGGAAGCTGCTGAGAAAAGATCTAGAGGACGAGATAGAGAGGTTCTGCAAGAGTGTAGGGATAAGCAGACAGGTGTTCAAAGTGTGGATGCATAATCACAAAaacctttcatcttcttctactTCTGCATCCACTGGCAATGCGTCTTCTCTCACTACCCAGTAG